Proteins found in one Tamandua tetradactyla isolate mTamTet1 chromosome 1, mTamTet1.pri, whole genome shotgun sequence genomic segment:
- the ATG9B gene encoding autophagy-related protein 9B isoform X1, translating to MVSRTRWGGDRGRLGRWGDLGPVSVPLLPTLPPPPHRGPGGGRISIFSLSPAPHTRSSPSLFLPPALGPSCPALQVTGPSQLRPSTLSTPATPTTQVQPAVTPTSAPPSWGSHSTPTLALVTPPPSRRCSQDPPGLRVGPLIPEQDYEQLEDYDPQGSQDSPVHGEEQQPLLYVPEGLRGSWHHIQNLDSFFTKIYNYHQRNGFACILLEDVFQLGQFIFIVTFTTFLFRCMDYNVLFANQPNNHTRPGAIQSKVTLSDAILPSAQCAERIRSSPLLVFLLVLAAGFLLFQLLRSVRNLFSYWDIQVFYREALHIPPKELNSVPWAEVQSRLLAVQRSGGLCVQPRPLTELDVHHRILRYTNYQVALANKGLLPARCPLPWGGSAAFLSRGLALNVDLLLFRGPFSLFRGGWELPDAYKRSDQRSALAARLDRTVVLLAAFNLALSPLVLAWQVLHAFYSHVELLRREPGALGARRWSRLARLQLRHFNELPHELRARLARAYRPATAFLRAAAPPAPLLALLARQLVFFAGALFAALLLLTIYDEDVLAVQHVLTAMTALGVTATAARSFIPEEQLQGSFPQLQLQAALAHMHYLPEEPGPTGRTSAYRQMAQLLQYRVVSLLEELLSPLLTPLFLLFWFRPRALEIIDFFHHFTVDVAGVGDICSFALMDVKRHGHPQWLSAGQTEASLSQRAEDGKTELSLMRFSLVHPQWRPPGHSSKFLGHVRGRVQQDAAAWGATSVRSPPTPGLLSDSTSSPPEAFVANLLVHPLLPSKDLSPTTPCPAAATASLLASISRIAQDPRCVSPGGTGGQKLAQLPELASAEMSLHAIYLYQLHQQQQQQQQELWGEASASSLPRPWSSPSQPLSPDEEKPSWSSDGSSPTSSPRQQWRTQRAQNLFPTEFQEDTETQKEPGQAPGTD from the exons ATGGTGAGCCGAACCAGGTGGGGGGGGGATAGGGGGCggctggggcggtggggagaCCTGGGGCCCGTATCAGTGCCCCTCCTTCCCACGCTGCCTCCTCCTCCACATCGGGGGCCTGGGGGAGGAAGGATCTCCATCTTCTCTCTGTCCCCTGCCCCTCACACAAGAAGCTCCCCCTCCTTATTTCTCCCTCCGGCCCTGGGACCCTCCTGCCCAGCGCTGCAGGTGACAGGGCCTTCTCAGCTTCGCCCCAGTACCCTCTCCACCCCAGCCACCCCCACAACACAGGTACAGCCTGCTGTGACACCTACTTCTGCTCCCCCCTCCTGGGGATCCCACTCTACCCCGACCCTGGCCTTGGTGACTCCCCCTCCCTCACGCCGATGCTCCCAGGACCCTCCTGGGCTGCGGGTAGGTCCTTTGATTCCAGAACAGGATTACGAGCAGCTAGAAGACTATGACCCTCAGGGGTCCCAAGATTCACCCGTCCATGGAGAGGAGCAACAACCCCTGCTTTATGTACCCGAAGGGCTCCGGG GCTCCTGGCATCACATCCAGAACCTGGACAGCTTCTTCACCAAGAT CTACAACTACCATCAGCGGAATGGCTTTGCCTGTATCCTGCTGGAGGATGTCTTTCAGCTGGG acaattcattttcattgttacCTTCACAACCTTCCTCTTTCGCTGCATGGATTACAATGTTCTCTTTGCCAACCAACCAAATAACCATACGAGACCTGGGGCGATCCAGAGCAAAGTGACCTTGTCGGATGCTATCCTGCCCTCGGCCCAGTGTGCTGAGCG GATTCGCTCCAGCCCCCTGCTGGTCTTCCTCCTCGTCCTGGCAGCGGGCTTCTTGCTGTTCCAGCTGCTTCGCTCAGTCCGCAATCTCTTCAGCTACTGGGACATCCAGGTGTTTTACAGGGAAGCCCTGCACATCCCCCCG AAAGAGCTCAACTCCGTGCCCTGGGCAGAGGTGCAGTCTCGCCTCCTGGCGGTGCAGCGGAGCGGTGGTCTGTGTGTGCAGCCGCGGCCGCTGACGGAGCTGGACGTCCACCACCGCATCCTGCGCTACACCAACTATCAGGTGGCTCTGGCCAACAAGGGCCTGCTGCCGGCCCGCTGTCCGTTGCCCTGGGGAGGCAGCGCAGCCTTTCTCAGCCGCGGTCTGGCGCTCAACGTGGACCTGCTGCTCTTCCGAGGCCCCTTCTCCCTCTTCCGTGGGGGCTGGGAGCTGCCCGACGCCTACAAGCGCAGCGACCAGCGCAGTGCCCTTGCCGCCCGCCTGGACCGCACCGTGGTTCTGCTGGCAGCCTTCAACCTGGCGCTGAGCCCGCTGGTGCTGGCCTGGCAGGTGCTGCACGCCTTCTACAGCCACGTGGAGTTGCTGCGACGCGAGCCTGGCGCGCTCGGGGCCCGCCGCTGGTCCCGCCTGGCGCGCCTGCAGCTGCGCCACTTCAACGAACTGCCGCACGAGCTGCGCGCGCGCCTGGCCCGCGCCTACCGGCCGGCCACCGCCTTCCTGCGCGCCGCCGCGCCCCCGGCGCCCCTGCTCGCGCTGCTGGCTCGCCAGCTCGTCTTCTTCGCCGGCGCGCTTTTCGCCGCGCTGCTCTTGCTCACTATCTACGATGAAGATGTGCTCGCCGTGCAGCACGTGCTCACAGCCATGACCGCCCTCGGTGTCACGGCCACTGCAGCCAG GTCTTTCATTCCAGAAGAGCAGCTCCAGGGCAGTTTCCCGCAGTTGCAGCTCCAGGCGGCCCTGGCCCACATGCATTACCTCCCGGAGGAGCCCGGCCCCACCGGCAGGACCAGCGCTTACCGGCAGATGGCGCAGCTGCTGCAATATCGAGTG GTCTCCCTCTTGGAGGAGCTCCTTTCCCCTCTCCTCACCCCGCtgtttctgctcttctggtttcgtCCTCGTGCTCTGGAGATTATTGATTTTTTCCATCACTTCACTGTGGATGTGGCTGGGGTTGGGGACATCTGTTCCTTTGCCCTTATGGATGTGAAGCGTCATGGCCATCCCCAG TGGCTCTCAGCAGGACAGACAGAGGCCTCACTGTCTCAACGTGCAGAGGATGGGAAGACTGAGCTCTCCTTAATGAGGTTCTCCTTGGTGCATCCACAATGGCGCCCACCAGGGCACAGCTCTAAGTTCCTGGGGCACGTTCGGGGCCGGGTACAACAAGATGCAGCCGCCTGGGGCGCCACCTCAGTGCGTAGCCCACCTACCCCGGGGTTGCTCAGTGATTCGACCTCATCTCCG CCAGAGGCCTTTGTGGCCAACCTCTTGGTGCACCCCCTTCTGCCCTCGAAGGACCTGAGTCCCACCACCCCCTGCCCAGCTGCAGCGACAGCCAGCCTCCTTGCCTCCATTTCCCGAATTGCCCAGGATCCGAG GTGTGTGTCCCCAGGAGGTACTGGGGGCCAGAAACTGGCCCAACTCCCAGAGCTTGCATCTGCTGAGATGAGCCTCCATGCCATCTACCTGTATCAG CTTCACCAGCagcaacaacagcagcagcaggaacTGTGGGGGGAGGCTTCAGCCTCTTCTTTGCCAAGGCCCTGGTCCAGCCCCTCACAGCCACTCTCGCCTGATGAGGAGAAGCCTTCTTGGTCAAGTGATG GCTCCAGTCCTACCTCCAGCCCCAGGCAGCAGTGGAGAACACAGAGGGCCCAGAATCTGTTCCCTACAGAGTTCCAGGAGGACACAGAAACCCAGAAGGAGCCTGGCCAAGCCCCTGGAACTGACTGA
- the ATG9B gene encoding autophagy-related protein 9B isoform X2 has product MDPPGLRVGPLIPEQDYEQLEDYDPQGSQDSPVHGEEQQPLLYVPEGLRGSWHHIQNLDSFFTKIYNYHQRNGFACILLEDVFQLGQFIFIVTFTTFLFRCMDYNVLFANQPNNHTRPGAIQSKVTLSDAILPSAQCAERIRSSPLLVFLLVLAAGFLLFQLLRSVRNLFSYWDIQVFYREALHIPPKELNSVPWAEVQSRLLAVQRSGGLCVQPRPLTELDVHHRILRYTNYQVALANKGLLPARCPLPWGGSAAFLSRGLALNVDLLLFRGPFSLFRGGWELPDAYKRSDQRSALAARLDRTVVLLAAFNLALSPLVLAWQVLHAFYSHVELLRREPGALGARRWSRLARLQLRHFNELPHELRARLARAYRPATAFLRAAAPPAPLLALLARQLVFFAGALFAALLLLTIYDEDVLAVQHVLTAMTALGVTATAARSFIPEEQLQGSFPQLQLQAALAHMHYLPEEPGPTGRTSAYRQMAQLLQYRVVSLLEELLSPLLTPLFLLFWFRPRALEIIDFFHHFTVDVAGVGDICSFALMDVKRHGHPQWLSAGQTEASLSQRAEDGKTELSLMRFSLVHPQWRPPGHSSKFLGHVRGRVQQDAAAWGATSVRSPPTPGLLSDSTSSPPEAFVANLLVHPLLPSKDLSPTTPCPAAATASLLASISRIAQDPRCVSPGGTGGQKLAQLPELASAEMSLHAIYLYQLHQQQQQQQQELWGEASASSLPRPWSSPSQPLSPDEEKPSWSSDGSSPTSSPRQQWRTQRAQNLFPTEFQEDTETQKEPGQAPGTD; this is encoded by the exons ATG GACCCTCCTGGGCTGCGGGTAGGTCCTTTGATTCCAGAACAGGATTACGAGCAGCTAGAAGACTATGACCCTCAGGGGTCCCAAGATTCACCCGTCCATGGAGAGGAGCAACAACCCCTGCTTTATGTACCCGAAGGGCTCCGGG GCTCCTGGCATCACATCCAGAACCTGGACAGCTTCTTCACCAAGAT CTACAACTACCATCAGCGGAATGGCTTTGCCTGTATCCTGCTGGAGGATGTCTTTCAGCTGGG acaattcattttcattgttacCTTCACAACCTTCCTCTTTCGCTGCATGGATTACAATGTTCTCTTTGCCAACCAACCAAATAACCATACGAGACCTGGGGCGATCCAGAGCAAAGTGACCTTGTCGGATGCTATCCTGCCCTCGGCCCAGTGTGCTGAGCG GATTCGCTCCAGCCCCCTGCTGGTCTTCCTCCTCGTCCTGGCAGCGGGCTTCTTGCTGTTCCAGCTGCTTCGCTCAGTCCGCAATCTCTTCAGCTACTGGGACATCCAGGTGTTTTACAGGGAAGCCCTGCACATCCCCCCG AAAGAGCTCAACTCCGTGCCCTGGGCAGAGGTGCAGTCTCGCCTCCTGGCGGTGCAGCGGAGCGGTGGTCTGTGTGTGCAGCCGCGGCCGCTGACGGAGCTGGACGTCCACCACCGCATCCTGCGCTACACCAACTATCAGGTGGCTCTGGCCAACAAGGGCCTGCTGCCGGCCCGCTGTCCGTTGCCCTGGGGAGGCAGCGCAGCCTTTCTCAGCCGCGGTCTGGCGCTCAACGTGGACCTGCTGCTCTTCCGAGGCCCCTTCTCCCTCTTCCGTGGGGGCTGGGAGCTGCCCGACGCCTACAAGCGCAGCGACCAGCGCAGTGCCCTTGCCGCCCGCCTGGACCGCACCGTGGTTCTGCTGGCAGCCTTCAACCTGGCGCTGAGCCCGCTGGTGCTGGCCTGGCAGGTGCTGCACGCCTTCTACAGCCACGTGGAGTTGCTGCGACGCGAGCCTGGCGCGCTCGGGGCCCGCCGCTGGTCCCGCCTGGCGCGCCTGCAGCTGCGCCACTTCAACGAACTGCCGCACGAGCTGCGCGCGCGCCTGGCCCGCGCCTACCGGCCGGCCACCGCCTTCCTGCGCGCCGCCGCGCCCCCGGCGCCCCTGCTCGCGCTGCTGGCTCGCCAGCTCGTCTTCTTCGCCGGCGCGCTTTTCGCCGCGCTGCTCTTGCTCACTATCTACGATGAAGATGTGCTCGCCGTGCAGCACGTGCTCACAGCCATGACCGCCCTCGGTGTCACGGCCACTGCAGCCAG GTCTTTCATTCCAGAAGAGCAGCTCCAGGGCAGTTTCCCGCAGTTGCAGCTCCAGGCGGCCCTGGCCCACATGCATTACCTCCCGGAGGAGCCCGGCCCCACCGGCAGGACCAGCGCTTACCGGCAGATGGCGCAGCTGCTGCAATATCGAGTG GTCTCCCTCTTGGAGGAGCTCCTTTCCCCTCTCCTCACCCCGCtgtttctgctcttctggtttcgtCCTCGTGCTCTGGAGATTATTGATTTTTTCCATCACTTCACTGTGGATGTGGCTGGGGTTGGGGACATCTGTTCCTTTGCCCTTATGGATGTGAAGCGTCATGGCCATCCCCAG TGGCTCTCAGCAGGACAGACAGAGGCCTCACTGTCTCAACGTGCAGAGGATGGGAAGACTGAGCTCTCCTTAATGAGGTTCTCCTTGGTGCATCCACAATGGCGCCCACCAGGGCACAGCTCTAAGTTCCTGGGGCACGTTCGGGGCCGGGTACAACAAGATGCAGCCGCCTGGGGCGCCACCTCAGTGCGTAGCCCACCTACCCCGGGGTTGCTCAGTGATTCGACCTCATCTCCG CCAGAGGCCTTTGTGGCCAACCTCTTGGTGCACCCCCTTCTGCCCTCGAAGGACCTGAGTCCCACCACCCCCTGCCCAGCTGCAGCGACAGCCAGCCTCCTTGCCTCCATTTCCCGAATTGCCCAGGATCCGAG GTGTGTGTCCCCAGGAGGTACTGGGGGCCAGAAACTGGCCCAACTCCCAGAGCTTGCATCTGCTGAGATGAGCCTCCATGCCATCTACCTGTATCAG CTTCACCAGCagcaacaacagcagcagcaggaacTGTGGGGGGAGGCTTCAGCCTCTTCTTTGCCAAGGCCCTGGTCCAGCCCCTCACAGCCACTCTCGCCTGATGAGGAGAAGCCTTCTTGGTCAAGTGATG GCTCCAGTCCTACCTCCAGCCCCAGGCAGCAGTGGAGAACACAGAGGGCCCAGAATCTGTTCCCTACAGAGTTCCAGGAGGACACAGAAACCCAGAAGGAGCCTGGCCAAGCCCCTGGAACTGACTGA